The following coding sequences lie in one Klebsiella huaxiensis genomic window:
- a CDS encoding 6-phospho-alpha-glucosidase, which translates to MKKFSVVIAGGGSTFTPGIVLMLLANQDRFPLRALKFYDNDGARQETIAEACKVILKEQAPEIEFSYTTDPQAAFTDVDFVMAHIRVGKYPMREKDEKIPLRHGVLGQETCGPGGIAYGMRSIGGVLELVDYMEKYSPNAWMLNYSNPAAIVAEATRRLRPNAKILNICDMPIGIEGRMAQIVGLKDRKQMRVRYYGLNHFGWWTSIEDLQGNDLMPKLREHVAKYGYVPPSNDPHTEASWNDTFAKAKDVQALDPDTMPNTYLKYYLFPDYVVAHSNPERTRANEVMDHREKNVFSACRAIIEAGNSSAGDLEIDEHASYIVDLAAAIAFNTQERMLLIVPNNGAIHNFDADAMVEIPCLVGHNGPEPLTVGDIPHFQKGMMSQQVAVEKLVVDAWEHRSYHKLWQAIALSKTVPSASVAKAILDDLIAANKEYWPELH; encoded by the coding sequence ATGAAAAAATTCTCAGTTGTTATCGCAGGCGGCGGCAGTACCTTTACCCCGGGCATCGTACTGATGCTGTTAGCAAACCAGGATCGCTTCCCGCTGCGGGCGCTGAAATTTTACGACAACGACGGCGCGCGTCAGGAGACCATCGCCGAGGCATGCAAAGTGATCCTCAAAGAGCAGGCACCGGAGATTGAATTCAGCTACACCACCGATCCGCAGGCGGCCTTTACCGACGTTGATTTCGTGATGGCGCACATCCGTGTGGGCAAATATCCGATGCGTGAAAAAGACGAAAAAATCCCGCTGCGCCACGGCGTGTTGGGCCAGGAAACCTGCGGCCCTGGCGGTATTGCCTACGGTATGCGCTCCATTGGCGGGGTACTGGAGCTGGTGGATTATATGGAAAAATATTCACCGAATGCCTGGATGCTCAACTACTCCAACCCGGCGGCAATTGTGGCGGAAGCAACCCGTCGCCTACGTCCGAACGCTAAAATTCTCAACATTTGCGATATGCCGATCGGCATTGAAGGGCGGATGGCGCAAATCGTCGGTCTCAAGGATCGCAAGCAGATGCGCGTGCGCTACTACGGCCTTAACCACTTCGGCTGGTGGACCTCGATTGAAGATCTGCAAGGTAACGATCTGATGCCGAAGCTGCGCGAACATGTGGCGAAATACGGCTATGTTCCGCCATCTAACGATCCGCACACCGAAGCGAGCTGGAACGATACCTTTGCTAAGGCGAAAGACGTGCAGGCGCTGGATCCGGATACGATGCCGAATACTTATCTCAAGTATTACCTGTTCCCGGACTACGTGGTGGCGCACTCCAATCCAGAACGTACCCGCGCGAACGAAGTGATGGATCATCGTGAGAAAAACGTCTTCAGTGCCTGTCGCGCGATTATTGAAGCAGGTAACTCTTCCGCAGGCGATCTGGAAATCGACGAACATGCTTCCTATATCGTCGATCTGGCGGCGGCTATTGCTTTTAATACCCAGGAACGCATGCTGCTGATTGTGCCGAACAACGGCGCGATTCATAACTTTGATGCCGATGCGATGGTGGAAATTCCTTGCCTGGTCGGCCACAACGGACCGGAGCCGTTAACGGTTGGCGATATTCCTCATTTCCAGAAAGGGATGATGAGCCAGCAGGTGGCGGTGGAAAAACTGGTGGTGGATGCCTGGGAACACCGCTCTTACCACAAGCTGTGGCAGGCTATTGCGCTGTCGAAAACCGTACCGAGCGCCTCCGTTGCTAAAGCGATTCTTGACGACCTGATTGCGGCCAATAAAGAGTACTGGCCGGAACTGCATTAA
- a CDS encoding helix-turn-helix transcriptional regulator, whose amino-acid sequence MNGKIQISHVKNETTYNIPLVLEENVISSGISLLSLWHTLADESYRVSWPRDKKKPLIANSWVAIYTLQGCGKIYLKDNSEITLNGNCVIFLKPIEIKSYHCAGLVWEQYWMEFIPTTLMPIPILQIGTIYHGDVFNKELNEVALLIADRDPLKNNLAVAYLTKIIYQWICLIAESGNKDRQMQKLENLIATLHANPQKRWSVADMADAMQCSEPWLRRLFLRYTGKTPKEYYLNAQLELAQSLLKQEGNTVSKVAGMLNFFDSFHFSKAFKRRFGYAPSEVLKMNDRHPTDAGQQD is encoded by the coding sequence ATGAATGGAAAAATACAAATTTCGCATGTAAAAAACGAAACTACGTATAATATTCCGTTAGTTCTGGAAGAAAATGTGATCTCAAGCGGGATTTCACTGCTCTCGCTATGGCATACCCTTGCCGATGAAAGCTACCGGGTCAGCTGGCCTCGCGATAAAAAGAAACCGCTTATCGCCAACTCCTGGGTAGCGATATACACCCTTCAGGGATGCGGAAAAATATATCTGAAAGACAACTCTGAAATTACGCTGAATGGGAACTGTGTCATATTTTTAAAACCTATTGAGATAAAATCCTATCACTGTGCTGGCCTGGTCTGGGAGCAGTACTGGATGGAGTTTATTCCTACCACACTGATGCCTATTCCAATATTGCAAATTGGAACGATTTATCATGGTGATGTATTTAATAAAGAGTTAAATGAAGTAGCATTATTGATTGCAGATCGCGATCCGCTAAAAAATAATCTGGCTGTGGCCTATTTAACGAAAATCATCTATCAATGGATTTGCCTGATTGCCGAAAGTGGCAACAAAGACCGGCAGATGCAAAAGCTGGAAAACCTGATTGCCACTCTCCACGCTAACCCGCAAAAGCGCTGGAGCGTGGCCGATATGGCGGACGCCATGCAGTGCAGTGAGCCCTGGCTGCGGCGTCTGTTTCTGCGCTATACCGGTAAAACACCAAAAGAGTATTACCTCAATGCGCAACTGGAACTGGCACAGTCGTTATTGAAGCAGGAGGGAAATACCGTAAGTAAGGTTGCGGGAATGCTGAACTTCTTTGACTCTTTTCATTTCAGCAAAGCGTTTAAACGCCGCTTCGGCTATGCCCCCTCAGAGGTGCTAAAAATGAATGACCGACACCCAACGGATGCCGGTCAGCAGGATTAA
- a CDS encoding solute:sodium symporter family transporter has translation MNAIQILSFVGFTLLVAIITWLKVRKADTGSQQGYFLAGRSLKAPVIAASLMLTNLSTEQLVGLSGQAYRSGMSVMGWEVTSAVTLIFLALIFLPRYLQRGIATIPDFLEERYDKTTRIIIDFCFLIATGVCFLPIVLYSGALALNSLFHIGDSLGLTQGAAIWLLVILLGLAGILYAVIGGMRAMAIADSINGIGLVIGGLMVPVFGLIAMGKGSFLQGIEQLTTVHAEKLNSIGSSSDPLPIGAAFTGLILVNTFYWCTNQGIVQRTLASKSLAEGQKGALLTAVLKMLDPLILVLPGLIAFHLYQDLPSADMAYPTLVNKVMPLPLVGFFGAVLFGAVISTFNGFLNSASTLFSMGIYRRIINENAQPDQLVRVGRKFGLFIAVISVIVAPWIANAPQGLYSWMKQLNGIYNVPLVTIIIMGFFFPRIPALAAKVAMGLGIVSYITINYLVKFDFHFLYVLACTFCINVVVMLIIGFIKPRATPFKFHDAFAVDMVPWRHVKIASVGILFAMIGVYAGLAEFGGYGTRWLAMVCYSITAAVVIYLIYSSWRERRSAPVNYATDVKEKS, from the coding sequence ATGAATGCTATACAAATTTTGAGCTTTGTCGGTTTTACGCTGCTGGTGGCTATCATTACCTGGTTGAAGGTAAGAAAAGCGGACACCGGCTCGCAGCAGGGCTATTTCCTTGCCGGCCGTTCGCTGAAGGCGCCGGTCATTGCCGCCTCGCTGATGTTAACCAACTTATCGACCGAACAACTGGTGGGGTTATCCGGGCAGGCCTACAGAAGCGGCATGTCGGTGATGGGTTGGGAGGTAACCTCGGCGGTGACGCTGATCTTCCTGGCGCTGATCTTTCTGCCTCGCTACTTGCAGCGCGGCATCGCTACCATCCCGGACTTTCTCGAAGAGCGGTACGATAAAACCACCCGCATTATTATCGACTTCTGTTTCCTGATAGCTACCGGCGTCTGCTTTCTGCCAATCGTTCTCTACTCCGGGGCGCTGGCACTTAACAGCCTGTTTCATATCGGGGACTCGCTGGGCTTAACCCAAGGCGCCGCTATCTGGCTGTTGGTGATTTTACTGGGGCTGGCGGGGATTTTATATGCCGTTATCGGCGGGATGCGCGCGATGGCGATTGCCGACTCCATCAACGGTATCGGTCTGGTGATCGGTGGCCTGATGGTACCGGTATTCGGACTTATCGCCATGGGTAAGGGGAGCTTTTTACAGGGCATTGAGCAGCTAACGACGGTGCATGCGGAGAAACTCAACTCCATCGGCAGCAGCTCCGATCCCTTACCCATAGGGGCGGCGTTCACCGGCCTGATTTTGGTGAACACGTTCTACTGGTGTACTAACCAGGGGATTGTGCAGCGCACGCTGGCGTCGAAAAGTCTGGCGGAAGGGCAGAAAGGAGCGCTGCTGACGGCGGTCCTGAAGATGCTGGACCCGCTGATTCTGGTGCTCCCCGGTTTAATCGCGTTCCATCTCTATCAGGACCTGCCGAGTGCGGATATGGCCTATCCGACGCTGGTCAATAAGGTGATGCCGCTTCCGCTGGTCGGCTTTTTTGGCGCAGTGCTGTTTGGCGCGGTTATCAGCACCTTCAACGGCTTTTTAAACAGCGCCAGCACCTTGTTCAGCATGGGGATTTATCGGCGCATCATCAATGAAAATGCCCAGCCGGATCAACTGGTGCGCGTTGGGCGTAAATTTGGCCTGTTTATCGCGGTGATCTCGGTGATTGTCGCGCCGTGGATCGCCAATGCGCCGCAGGGCCTGTATAGCTGGATGAAACAGCTCAACGGTATTTATAACGTGCCGCTGGTGACGATCATCATTATGGGCTTCTTCTTCCCGCGCATTCCGGCGTTGGCGGCTAAAGTGGCGATGGGACTGGGTATCGTCAGCTATATCACCATCAACTATCTGGTGAAGTTCGATTTCCATTTCCTCTACGTGCTGGCCTGCACCTTCTGCATCAACGTAGTGGTGATGTTGATTATCGGCTTCATTAAGCCGCGAGCGACGCCGTTTAAATTTCATGATGCTTTCGCCGTGGATATGGTGCCGTGGCGGCATGTGAAGATTGCCTCAGTGGGCATCCTGTTCGCCATGATCGGCGTTTACGCCGGTCTCGCTGAATTCGGCGGTTACGGCACCCGCTGGCTAGCAATGGTCTGCTACTCCATCACTGCGGCGGTGGTTATTTATCTGATCTACAGCAGTTGGCGGGAACGCCGCTCTGCTCCGGTTAACTATGCTACCGACGTTAAGGAAAAATCATGA
- a CDS encoding sulfatase-like hydrolase/transferase, protein MSRPNFLFIMTDTQATNMVGCYSGKPLNTNNIDNLAAEGIRFNSAYTCSPVCTPARAGLFTGIYANQSGPWTNNVAPGKNISTMGRYFKDAGYHTCYIGKWHLDGHDYFGTGECPSEWDADYWFDGANYLAEMTEEEISLWRNGLNSVEDLQRHGINETFTWAHRISNRAVDFLHQPTRADEPFLMVVSYDEPHHPFTCPVEYLEKYQDFYYDLGPKAHDSLSNKPEHHRLWSQAMPSPVGDDGRYHHPLYFACNDFVDDQIGRVINALTPEQRDNTWVIYTSDHGEMMGAHKLISKGAAMYDDITRIPLIMRPPQGEPMQVDTPVSHIDLLPTMMALAGIDKPDILPGENILDAETPRGVMVEFNRYEIEHDSFGGFIPVRCWVTDEYKLVLNLFTTDELYNRKNDPDELHNLIDNPDFADVRCQMHDALLDYMDKIRDPFRTYQWSLRPWRPEAQPRWMGAFRPRPQDGYSPVVRDYDTGLPTQGVKVEEKKQKF, encoded by the coding sequence ATGAGTCGCCCTAATTTCCTGTTCATTATGACCGATACCCAGGCCACTAATATGGTGGGCTGCTACAGCGGTAAGCCGCTGAATACCAATAACATTGATAATCTGGCTGCTGAAGGTATCCGCTTCAATTCCGCCTATACATGCTCGCCGGTATGCACCCCGGCGCGTGCCGGGCTGTTTACCGGGATTTACGCCAATCAGTCCGGCCCGTGGACCAATAACGTCGCACCCGGGAAAAATATCTCCACCATGGGGCGCTACTTTAAAGATGCGGGCTACCACACTTGCTATATCGGTAAGTGGCACCTTGATGGCCACGACTATTTTGGTACCGGCGAGTGCCCTTCTGAGTGGGATGCTGACTACTGGTTTGATGGCGCGAATTACCTCGCGGAAATGACCGAGGAAGAGATCAGCCTGTGGCGTAACGGCCTGAACAGCGTAGAAGATTTACAGCGGCACGGGATCAATGAAACCTTCACCTGGGCGCACCGTATCAGCAACCGGGCGGTAGACTTCCTGCATCAACCCACGCGCGCCGACGAGCCGTTCCTGATGGTGGTGTCCTATGACGAGCCGCACCATCCGTTTACCTGCCCGGTGGAGTATCTGGAGAAGTATCAGGACTTTTATTACGACCTCGGGCCGAAGGCTCATGATTCGTTGAGCAATAAACCGGAACACCATCGGCTATGGTCGCAGGCGATGCCATCCCCGGTAGGTGACGATGGGCGCTATCACCATCCGCTCTATTTTGCCTGTAACGACTTCGTCGATGACCAGATTGGCCGGGTGATCAACGCCTTAACCCCGGAGCAGCGGGACAACACCTGGGTGATTTATACCTCCGATCACGGCGAGATGATGGGGGCGCATAAGCTCATCAGCAAAGGTGCGGCGATGTATGACGACATTACCCGTATCCCGCTGATTATGCGCCCGCCGCAGGGGGAACCCATGCAGGTCGATACGCCGGTCAGCCATATCGACCTGCTGCCGACGATGATGGCGCTGGCGGGCATCGATAAGCCGGATATCCTGCCGGGAGAAAATATTCTCGATGCTGAAACGCCGCGCGGCGTGATGGTGGAATTCAATCGTTATGAAATTGAGCATGACAGCTTTGGCGGTTTTATCCCGGTGCGCTGCTGGGTAACGGATGAGTACAAACTGGTGCTTAATCTGTTTACCACTGATGAACTGTATAATCGTAAAAATGACCCTGATGAACTGCATAACCTGATTGATAACCCTGATTTCGCCGACGTTCGCTGCCAAATGCATGATGCGCTGCTGGACTACATGGATAAAATCCGCGACCCGTTCCGCACCTATCAGTGGAGCCTGCGCCCGTGGCGGCCGGAAGCTCAGCCGCGCTGGATGGGCGCTTTCCGCCCGCGCCCGCAGGATGGCTACTCGCCGGTAGTCCGCGACTACGATACCGGCCTGCCGACCCAGGGGGTGAAGGTGGAGGAGAAAAAACAGAAGTTCTGA
- a CDS encoding YidH family protein codes for MKISRLGEAPDYRFSLANERTFLAWIRTSLGFLAGGVGLDQLAPDFATPLIREILALLLCLFAGGLAIYGYLRWLSNEKAMRLKQDLPYTRTLLLISILLTIVIAVVMALVLYAG; via the coding sequence ATGAAAATATCCCGCCTCGGCGAAGCGCCGGACTATCGTTTCTCGCTGGCCAACGAACGTACCTTTCTGGCATGGATCCGTACTTCACTCGGATTTTTGGCCGGTGGGGTCGGCCTGGACCAGCTGGCGCCGGATTTCGCCACGCCGCTGATTCGTGAAATCCTCGCCCTACTGCTGTGCCTGTTTGCCGGTGGTCTGGCGATTTACGGCTATTTGCGCTGGCTGAGCAACGAAAAGGCAATGCGGCTTAAGCAGGACCTTCCCTACACCCGCACGCTGCTGCTGATCAGTATTCTGCTGACGATTGTTATCGCGGTGGTGATGGCGCTGGTGCTCTATGCCGGATAA
- a CDS encoding DUF202 domain-containing protein has protein sequence MPDNRRARRESDPGLQPERTSLAWFRTLLGYGALLALAIKHHWHQAGLPFWISLCILPFVAIILWRYTRSRNLMDVEQSDFVQRQAVRDKFLIAFAVLSLSLLFAVTHIRQVILFIKDVI, from the coding sequence ATGCCGGATAATCGCCGGGCGCGTCGCGAGAGCGATCCGGGCCTGCAGCCGGAGCGTACGTCGCTGGCCTGGTTTCGCACCCTCTTGGGCTATGGCGCGCTGCTGGCGCTGGCGATTAAGCACCACTGGCATCAAGCGGGGCTTCCGTTCTGGATCTCGCTGTGCATACTGCCGTTCGTCGCCATCATCCTCTGGCGCTATACCCGCAGCCGCAATTTGATGGACGTTGAGCAAAGTGATTTTGTTCAGCGGCAGGCGGTTCGTGACAAATTTTTGATCGCATTCGCAGTACTTTCCCTGTCATTGTTGTTTGCTGTAACGCACATAAGACAGGTGATTTTGTTTATTAAGGATGTGATATGA
- a CDS encoding radical SAM protein: MTGCQADYGDDQHCGNCQSLVGDIPVQEVVIHRQDCENPERVYLQLSAKGAVAIKFIPHLQPTDARLWGEFLCTVFAIWVKEDANRVVVPLFEATLRAWRGETVRYANNPPGPACAGCAWLRLCGGGCPQLRLEDGSNALCEGYRQFYSWSAPYMRVLRDLLNQHRSPAELMHLLR; encoded by the coding sequence ATGACAGGATGTCAGGCCGATTACGGTGACGATCAGCACTGCGGCAACTGCCAGTCTCTGGTGGGCGATATCCCGGTGCAGGAAGTGGTTATCCATCGTCAGGATTGTGAAAACCCCGAGCGTGTCTACCTTCAGCTGAGCGCGAAGGGGGCCGTGGCTATCAAGTTTATTCCTCATTTGCAGCCCACCGACGCCCGCCTTTGGGGGGAGTTTCTCTGCACGGTATTTGCTATTTGGGTCAAAGAAGACGCGAATCGCGTTGTGGTGCCGCTGTTTGAAGCGACGCTGCGCGCCTGGCGCGGTGAGACGGTGCGTTATGCTAACAATCCGCCGGGGCCGGCCTGCGCGGGCTGCGCCTGGCTAAGATTATGCGGCGGCGGTTGTCCGCAACTGCGTCTGGAGGATGGCTCTAATGCGCTATGTGAAGGGTACCGCCAGTTTTATAGCTGGAGCGCCCCCTATATGCGCGTCCTGCGCGATTTACTCAACCAGCATCGCTCGCCGGCTGAACTGATGCATCTGCTGCGCTAA
- the dsdA gene encoding D-serine ammonia-lyase yields MKNADMTTLIAQFPLLEELIALKETTWFNPSTTSLAEGLPYVGLTTEDVQDAHARLDRFAPYLAQAFPETAATGGIIESELVAIPVMKARLEKAFSQPISGDLLLKKDSHLPISGSIKARGGIYEVLTHAEKLAINAGLLKTSDDYRKLLTPEFRQFFSQYSIAVGSTGNLGMSIGIMSARIGFKVAVHMSADARAWKKAKLRSHGVTVVEYEEDYGVAVEQGRKAAESDPNCFFIDDENSRTLFLGYAVAGERLKAQFAREGRVVDAEHPLFVYLPCGVGGGPGGVAFGLKLAFGDHVHCFFAEPTHSPCMLLGVYTGLHDEISVQDLGIDNLTAADGLAVGRASGFVGRAMERLLDGFYSLDDQTMYDMLGWLAQEEGIRLEPSALAGMAGPQRVCASRAYQQMHGFTAEQMQNATHLVWATGGGMVPEEEMAQYLAKGR; encoded by the coding sequence ATGAAAAACGCTGACATGACTACTTTAATCGCACAGTTTCCTCTGCTGGAGGAGCTGATTGCCCTGAAAGAAACCACCTGGTTTAACCCGTCAACAACGTCGCTGGCGGAAGGTTTACCCTATGTTGGTTTAACGACTGAAGACGTTCAGGACGCCCACGCCAGGCTCGATCGCTTTGCGCCGTATCTGGCGCAAGCCTTCCCGGAAACCGCCGCGACCGGCGGTATTATCGAGTCGGAGCTGGTCGCTATCCCGGTAATGAAAGCCCGGCTGGAAAAAGCATTCAGCCAGCCGATTAGCGGCGATCTGCTGCTGAAAAAAGACAGCCATCTGCCAATTTCTGGCTCCATTAAAGCCCGCGGCGGCATTTACGAGGTGCTGACCCATGCGGAGAAGTTGGCTATCAACGCAGGCTTGTTAAAAACTTCCGATGACTACCGCAAGCTGCTGACCCCAGAATTCAGGCAGTTCTTTAGCCAGTACAGCATTGCCGTCGGCTCCACCGGCAACCTGGGGATGTCGATTGGCATTATGAGCGCACGCATCGGCTTTAAGGTGGCGGTACATATGTCCGCCGACGCCCGGGCGTGGAAAAAGGCCAAACTGCGCAGCCACGGCGTAACGGTTGTGGAGTACGAGGAAGATTACGGCGTAGCGGTCGAGCAGGGGCGTAAAGCCGCAGAGTCTGACCCGAACTGCTTCTTTATTGATGATGAGAACTCTCGCACCCTGTTCCTCGGCTACGCCGTGGCCGGTGAGCGGCTAAAAGCACAGTTTGCCCGCGAAGGGCGGGTTGTCGATGCTGAACATCCATTATTTGTGTATCTACCCTGCGGCGTTGGCGGCGGCCCCGGCGGGGTGGCATTTGGCCTGAAACTGGCCTTCGGCGACCACGTGCACTGCTTCTTCGCCGAGCCGACCCACTCGCCTTGTATGCTGCTGGGGGTCTATACCGGCCTGCATGATGAGATTTCGGTTCAGGATCTGGGGATTGATAATCTGACCGCCGCAGACGGTCTGGCGGTAGGCCGCGCTTCCGGTTTTGTTGGCCGGGCGATGGAGCGCCTGCTGGATGGGTTCTATTCTCTCGATGATCAGACCATGTACGACATGCTGGGTTGGTTAGCCCAGGAAGAGGGCATTCGCCTGGAGCCTTCCGCGCTGGCGGGAATGGCCGGGCCGCAGCGGGTGTGCGCCAGCCGGGCGTATCAGCAGATGCACGGTTTCACCGCTGAGCAGATGCAGAATGCCACCCATCTGGTGTGGGCGACCGGCGGCGGTATGGTGCCGGAAGAGGAGATGGCACAGTATCTGGCGAAGGGACGCTAA
- the dsdX gene encoding D-serine transporter DsdX gives MESQIWVVSTLLISIVLIVVTIVKLKFHPFLALLLASFFVGAMMGMSPLDMVNAIESGIGGTLGFLAAVIGLGTILGKMMEVSGAAERIGLTLQRCRWLSADVIMVLVGLICGITLFVEVGVVLLIPLAFSIAKKTNTSLLKLAIPLCTALMAVHCVVPPHPAALFVANKLGADIGTVIVYGLLVGLLASLVGGPLFLRLLGNRLPFKAVPAEFSNLEVRKEETLPSLGATLFTVLLPIGLMLVKTVAELNMTKGGTLYMLLEFIGNPITAMFIAVFVAYYVLGIRQDMGMSTLLTHTENCFGSIANILLIIGAGGAFNAILKTSGLADTLAVILSNLDMHPILLAWLVALILHAAVGSATVAMMGATAIVAPMLPLYPGVSPEIIAIAIGSGAIGCTIVTDSLFWLVKQYCGASLNETFKYYTTATFIASLLALAGTFLLSFII, from the coding sequence ATGGAATCTCAGATCTGGGTTGTGAGCACTTTGCTTATCAGCATCGTGTTGATTGTAGTAACTATCGTCAAACTGAAGTTTCACCCATTCCTGGCGCTGCTGCTGGCGAGTTTTTTCGTTGGCGCAATGATGGGGATGAGCCCGCTGGATATGGTTAACGCCATTGAGAGCGGGATCGGCGGCACGCTGGGCTTTCTGGCAGCGGTCATTGGGCTGGGGACCATTCTCGGCAAAATGATGGAGGTTTCCGGCGCGGCGGAACGCATCGGCCTGACGCTCCAGCGCTGCCGCTGGCTGTCGGCGGATGTGATTATGGTGCTGGTGGGCCTGATTTGCGGGATTACACTATTCGTTGAAGTGGGCGTCGTTCTGCTTATCCCACTGGCGTTTTCCATTGCCAAAAAGACCAATACATCGCTACTCAAGCTGGCCATCCCGCTGTGTACGGCACTGATGGCAGTCCACTGCGTGGTGCCTCCGCATCCGGCGGCGCTGTTCGTTGCCAACAAGCTGGGCGCGGATATCGGCACCGTGATCGTCTATGGTCTGCTGGTGGGCCTGCTGGCGTCTCTGGTCGGCGGCCCGCTGTTCCTGCGGCTGCTCGGCAACCGCCTGCCGTTTAAAGCGGTTCCGGCTGAGTTTTCTAACCTCGAAGTGCGTAAAGAAGAGACGCTACCATCGCTCGGCGCCACGCTGTTTACCGTTCTGCTGCCGATTGGCCTGATGCTGGTAAAAACTGTCGCCGAACTGAACATGACTAAAGGCGGCACGCTGTACATGCTGCTGGAGTTTATCGGTAACCCAATCACCGCCATGTTTATCGCCGTCTTTGTCGCCTACTACGTGCTGGGCATCCGCCAGGATATGGGGATGAGCACCCTGCTGACGCATACGGAAAACTGCTTCGGTTCGATTGCCAATATTCTGCTGATTATCGGTGCTGGCGGGGCCTTCAACGCCATTCTGAAAACCAGCGGCCTGGCCGATACGCTGGCGGTAATTCTGTCTAATCTGGACATGCACCCGATTTTACTGGCCTGGCTGGTGGCGCTGATTCTGCATGCCGCCGTCGGTTCCGCCACCGTAGCGATGATGGGTGCAACCGCTATCGTCGCACCAATGCTGCCGCTCTATCCCGGCGTGAGCCCGGAAATCATCGCTATCGCCATCGGCTCAGGCGCGATTGGCTGCACTATCGTAACGGATTCCCTGTTCTGGCTGGTTAAACAGTATTGCGGCGCAAGCCTCAACGAAACGTTCAAGTACTATACAACGGCGACCTTTATTGCTTCGCTGCTTGCACTGGCCGGTACATTCCTGCTTTCTTTCATCATCTGA